Within the Bacillota bacterium genome, the region CCAGCAGCACGTGGTCGGGGAAGACCTGTCGCAGCACCCCGGCAATACTCCCGCAGGTCGTGGCCACCTGGACCTGCTGCCCTACCAAGGCGTGCAAGTGCCGGACAAACTGCGGCTCGTCAAATCCCGAAAT harbors:
- a CDS encoding DUF2642 domain-containing protein, which encodes MSSSEPSLISGFDEPQFVRHLHALVGQQVQVATTCGSIAGVLRQVFPDHVLLETPQGPAHVRMRQMCWVRPTAPGMMM